A region from the Anomaloglossus baeobatrachus isolate aAnoBae1 chromosome 11, aAnoBae1.hap1, whole genome shotgun sequence genome encodes:
- the LOC142255741 gene encoding formyl peptide receptor-related sequence 1-like, producing the protein MASIDDYYYYEDLTTANTILDNNDWSPDEKYNANYDLYNYDEIVQKMAITLYSIVFALGIIGNGLVIWIAGFRMKNTINAMWFLHLAIADFLCSASLPLRIADWAVYFSYRLDFGYCLVNMFLFNINISTCVLLLTAMSIDRWVSVMWPFWAKAHRTCNVVRISAAIIWGLSLIVAGLGYYMYRYRVGDLSEWCLYKYILDCYNPKLDHNIQQIRLVILCVIPFLIIFSCYVTIFYKIRKSKRFQRSQRSSRIITAVVSCFFICWFPYYIWPLTNWYSQNSFSVLIVNTIITSLAFLNSCMNPIIYVFMGLDFQQDLFRSIPSILERALGEHPNDLRREEDTGNTHTADV; encoded by the coding sequence GTCACCTGATGAAAAATACAATGCGAATTATGATCTTTATAATTATGATGAGATTGTACAGAAGATGGCAATTACATTATACAGCATTGTTTTTGCTCTCGGGATTATCGGTAATGGATTAGTCATCTGGATTGCCGGATTCAGGATGAAGAACACAATCAATGCCATGTGGTTCCTCCACCTGGCCATCGCGGACTTCCTGTGCTCTGCGTCTCTGCCTCTGAGAATTGCTGACTGGGCTGTATATTTCTCATACCGCTTAGATTTTGGATATTGCCTAGTGAACATGTTCCTGTTTAATATAAACATCAGCACCTGTGTTCTCCTCCTGACGGCCATGAGTATTGACCGCTGGGTGTCCGTCATGTGGCCATTCTGGGCCAAAGCTCATAGAACCTGTAATGTGGTGAGAATCTCTGCAGCGATCATCTGGGGGCTGAGCCTCATTGTAGCCGGTTTAGGGTATTACATGTATAGATACCGTGTAGGTGATCTAAGTGAGTGgtgtctatataaatatatattagatTGTTATAACCCAAAATTAGATCACAACATTCAGCAGATCCgactagttatattgtgtgtgatcCCTTTTCTCATCATCTTctcctgttatgtcaccattttctacaAGATTAGAAAAAGTAAAAGATTCCAGAGATCTCAGAGATCCTCCAGGATCATCACCGCTGTTGTATCgtgtttctttatctgctggtttcCATATTACATCTGGCCACTAACAAACTGGTATTCTCAAAATAGCTTTTCAGTCCTTATAGTAAATACCATTATTACGAGTCTAGCTTTTCTTAACAGCTGCATGAATCCAATCATTTATGTCTTTATGGGATTGGATTTCCAACAGGATTTATTTAGATCCATCCCCTCCATACTAGAAAGAGCCTTAGGTGAACATCCTAATGACCTGAGAAGAGAAGAAGATACAGGAAATACTCACACTGCTGATGTGTAA